In Halodesulfovibrio aestuarii DSM 17919 = ATCC 29578, the DNA window GGAAATTATTGAAGTAATCTCCGCCATGCTTCCTGACATCGTTTCTCCTGAAATGACAGGACAATGGGAAAAGAAGCTTAAAGATATTGAAGGCGGCACCGCCACCTACCCGGAATTCATGCATTCCATCCGTCATCTTGTTGCAGGCAGCATCCACAACATTAAAGATAAAAGCGTGGCGCCGATTCTGCTGGCAATGAAAGCCAAAGAAGTCGGAGAACGGGAACCGGACGGAACATGCCCGTTATGCGGTGGTGAGGTGGTTGATTTGGACAAACGATACGCCTGTTCCAACTGGAAACGTGATGATGGCGGCTGTCTGTTTGTTATCTGGAAAAGTATGTTCGGACGCACGATCGATAAAACAATTGTTGACGAACTGCTGTCCAAGGGACGCACCACAGAACCTCTCGAACTGGTTTCCAAAGCCGGTAAAAAATACTCAGCCTTTCTTAAAATTGAGCTTGGACAAGTTAAACTGGAATTCGTGAATTCGCCGCGCCCATATGCATCAACACAACAGGTTGCAGAATACGATGGAGTGCCACCGGAAGATATGCCGCCACCTGCCCCGCTTCCCGGACAGGACGATTATGCCCCCCCTCCGATGTCAGACGATAATATGACTGAAACACAGATGGCGGCACAGCCACCAGTGGACGAAGATTCTATAGATATCAATTCGTAAAACGAAACAGTCCTACAAAAAAATATAAGCTCACAGTTTTTGTGGGCTTTTTTTGTTCATTGCTTCGAAACTTATACAAAACAACGTTAGGAAATACTGGAAATAAACCATAGCCAGTATAGAATATATTGTTATATTCTGCACTACTTGAAATATTTTTTTTGGAAAAAAATTATTTTTTTACTTTACAAAGTCAAACTGAAAATATAAATAGTAATCATTCCTGTTAAGGAATTCCTTGAAAACAACTAACACACTTGTGGAGTGAATAATGTCCAAGACTCTTGAAAATCTTATGGCTGCTTTTGCTGGTGAATCTCAGGCTAACCGTAAATACCTTGCTTACGCTAAAAAAGCTGAAAAAGAAGGATACACTCAGGTTGCTAAACTTTTCCGTGCTGCTGCTGATGCAGAAACAATTCATGCTCATGCACACCTTCGCAACGCCGGTAAAATCGGTGATACTGTTGCAAACCTTAAAGATGCAATCGCTGGCGAAACACACGAGTTTGAAAGCATGTACCCTGCAATGATCAAAGACGCTGAAGCTGAAGGCGAAAAAGTTGCAGCACGTTACTTCGGTTTTGCTAATAAAGCAGAAGCAGTACATGCCGGTCTCTACACTAAAGCCCTTGAGAACATCGAAAATCCAGTAGAAGTAGATTACTACAACTGCTCTGTTTGTGGTCACACTCACGAGGGTCCAACTGAAGAAAAATGTCCAATTTGTGGTGCAGCAGCTTCTGCGTACTACAAAGTAGATTAGTATACATATCATCAGCCGGTTTGTTTTCCGGCTACTTGTAGAAAGAGTCTCTATAGTAGCAACTCTTTCCTGATTGAGCGCAAGCCCCTCTTTATCGGTGTGATAAAGAGGGGTTTTTCTATGAAAACCACGACTCCCATCTATTGCACCCTCATTCCATACATCTTCACTCAAGTTTCTTGCGAGCCGGAAGGCTTTACTCTATTATTCCGCAAATTCCCCATGCATAGTACACTAATCACATGCCGGCATACATATAACGGACAGCGTGTTTTCTTGGCAGAATAGCAAGCCTGCACTCTGCACACATGTTTTGACGCGCCAGTAATATTTTCTCACCCCAGCTTGATATAAAAGGAAGTTCTCTTGCGATACAGAAACACACAGCAGCTTATTGCTGATCTGGAAAAAAGCGGGCAACTCATTCGCATCCATGAAGAAGTTGACCCGCACCTGCAAGTAGCTGAAATCCAGCGCCGCGCTTTTCGTGCAAAAGCGCCAGCAATTATGTTCACCAACGTAAAAGGCACCAAATTCCCAATGGTGTGCAACATTTTCGGGACGATGGAACGAACACGTTGGATTTTCCGCGACACATTGCGTGCACTGGAAGGCATTTTCAAGCTGAAGGTTGATCCTTTTGATTTCTTCAAGCATCCATGGCGTTATGCCGGAGTTCCACGCGCCGGATACTCCACTATGCCTAAGAAGGTAAAAACAGGCCCTGTGCTTGATAATACAACCACAGTGAGCCAGCTGCCACAACTGCACTCATGGCCAATGGATGGTGGCGGCTATGTAACCCTGCCGCAGGTCTACACAGAAAGTCCGGACAAGCCGGGTTTTATGCATTCAAACATCGGTATGTACCGCGTACAGCTTACCGGTGCCCCGTTTGAAAAAGATAAAGAAATTGGTCTGCACTATCAGATTCACCGTGGTATCGGCTATCACCATGCAGAAGCGCTCCGCCGCAACGAACCGCTAAAAGTAAACGTCTTTGTAGGCGGTCCCCCAGCTATGACAATGGCGGCTATTATGCCGCTCCCTGAAGGGATTGCAGAACTTATTTTTGCCGGAGCACTCGGTGGATTCCGTATGCCGATGATTACCCGCAAAGGTCAGCTTCCTATCCTTGCAGAAGCAGATTTCTGCATCAGCGGCACAGTCTACCCTAACGAACAAAAGCCTGAAGGCCCGTTCGGGGACCATTTAGGCTACTACAGCCTTGCTCATGACTTCCCGCTCATGCGTGTAGACAACGTATACCACCGAAATGATGCTGTCTGGCCGTTCACCACTGTAGGGCGACCTCCACAGGAGGACACCGTTTTCGGCGAGTTTATTCATGACCTCACAGCAGAACTCGTTCCAACTGTTTTCAACGGTGTACATGAAGTACATGCAGTTGATCCGGCAGGCGTACACCCGCTTCTGCTTGCTATCGGCAGCGAACGTTATGTTCCATATGCAGAAGAGCGTCAGCCGCAGGAACTCATCACCTGCGGTCTATCCCTGCTCGGCAACACGCAGACATCACTTTCCAAGTATGCAATCCTTGCAGCAAAAGAAGACAATCAGGCACTTACTACCCATAACTACAAAGAATTCTTTACCCATATGCTTGAGCGTACTGACTTTGCGCGTGACTTCCATTTCATCACCCGCACCACAATTGATACGCTCGACTACACTGGCATCAGCCTGAACCAAGGTTCCAAGCTCATCTGGACGGCATGCGGTCCTATTAAACGCACTCTTGGTTCAAGTATTCCATCCAACTTCTCTCTGCCGGACAATTTCAGTGATGCAAAGATGTTCATGCCAGGAGTGGTGGTCGTCAAAGGCCCAAAACACACCGCTGCGCGTGATGAACATGACAACGCCATGTTCCGCCTTGCAGAACACCTGAAAAATGTCGGTAAGCTTGACTCACTCCCGCTTGTTGTTGTCGCAGATGATGCAGATTTCACCGCAGCCAACTGGGATAACTTCCTCTGGGTA includes these proteins:
- a CDS encoding UbiD family decarboxylase yields the protein MRYRNTQQLIADLEKSGQLIRIHEEVDPHLQVAEIQRRAFRAKAPAIMFTNVKGTKFPMVCNIFGTMERTRWIFRDTLRALEGIFKLKVDPFDFFKHPWRYAGVPRAGYSTMPKKVKTGPVLDNTTTVSQLPQLHSWPMDGGGYVTLPQVYTESPDKPGFMHSNIGMYRVQLTGAPFEKDKEIGLHYQIHRGIGYHHAEALRRNEPLKVNVFVGGPPAMTMAAIMPLPEGIAELIFAGALGGFRMPMITRKGQLPILAEADFCISGTVYPNEQKPEGPFGDHLGYYSLAHDFPLMRVDNVYHRNDAVWPFTTVGRPPQEDTVFGEFIHDLTAELVPTVFNGVHEVHAVDPAGVHPLLLAIGSERYVPYAEERQPQELITCGLSLLGNTQTSLSKYAILAAKEDNQALTTHNYKEFFTHMLERTDFARDFHFITRTTIDTLDYTGISLNQGSKLIWTACGPIKRTLGSSIPSNFSLPDNFSDAKMFMPGVVVVKGPKHTAARDEHDNAMFRLAEHLKNVGKLDSLPLVVVADDADFTAANWDNFLWVTFTRSDPATDMYGAGAFTHCKHWGCTGPVIIDARLKSFHAPALEEDPDVTRAVDSMAAKGGCLHNII
- a CDS encoding rubrerythrin family protein — protein: MSKTLENLMAAFAGESQANRKYLAYAKKAEKEGYTQVAKLFRAAADAETIHAHAHLRNAGKIGDTVANLKDAIAGETHEFESMYPAMIKDAEAEGEKVAARYFGFANKAEAVHAGLYTKALENIENPVEVDYYNCSVCGHTHEGPTEEKCPICGAAASAYYKVD